aattaTATTAACTATGCAGTCTAAGATGGTATTTGGTTTCAATTCTTTATGACACTCATGTTCGTTGGAGTTCCTCTGAGAATTAGAATAATTTATGCTCCAACTCTTGCTCAGCCAATGCCTTTGCTAAACATCTTATTGTTTTTTGGGTCCTTGTCCTCCAGATGGTTTCATTGGTGTAAATATAGGTACAGACCTGTCTGACATGCCTGACCCAACTCAGGTTGTGGCCCTTCTCAAGGCTCAGCAAATCCGGCATGTCAGGTTGTATGATGCTGACAGAGCTATGTTACTCGCACTTGCTAATACTGGAATTCGTGTAACTGTATCAGTACCAAATGATCAACTGTTGGGAATTGGACAGTCAAATGCCACAGCAGCCAATTGGGTTTCCCGAAATGTTATTGCCCATATTCCTGCTACCAACATCACTGCTATAGCTGTTGGATCTGAAGTTCTGACAACCCTTCCAAATGCTGCCCCAGTCCTGGTCTCTGCAATGAATTTCATCCAGTCTGCCCTAGTTGCTTCTAATCTTGCTTCCCAGATAAAAGTATCCACCCCGCACTCTTCTTCCATTATTCTTGATTCATTCCCACCTTCTCAAGCATTTTTCAACCGCACCTTGGAGCCAGTCATGGTTCCCTTGCTCAAGTTTTTGCAGTCTACTGGCTCCTTCCTTATGCTCAACGTATACCCATATTATGATTATGTACAATCAAATGGTGCGATCCCGTTAGACTATGCTTTGTTTCGTCCTCTTCCTCCGACCAAGGAAGCTGTTGACCGTAACACTCTTCTGCACTATACTAATGTTTTTGATGCAGTAGTGGATGCAGCATATTTTGCCATGTCCTATCTGAACTTCACCAATATTCCCATAATAATCACTGAATCTGGTTGGCCTTCAAAGGGTGACTCTTCTGAGCCAGATGCCACTCTAGATAATGCTAATACTTACAATAGTAACCTTATCAGGCATGTTCTTAACAACACAGGGACTCCAAAACACCCTGGGATTGCACTGAGCACCTACATCTATGAGCTATACAATGAAGATCTGAGACCAGGGTCTATTTCAGAGAAGAACTGGGGACTTTTTAATGCCAATGGTGTACCTGTTTATATCCTACACTTGACAGGTTCTGGGACTGTTCTTGCAAATGACACCACGAATCAGACTTACTGTGTTGCGAAGGAAGGAGCTGATAAGAAGTTGCTGCAAGCAGCCCTCGATTGGGCTTGTGGCCCTGGAAAAGTGGATTGCAATCCGTTAATGCAAGGAAATCCATGTTATGATCCGGATACTGTGGTAGCACATGCATCATATGCTTTTGATGCCTATTATCACAAGATGGGTATGACAGATGGAACTTGTGACTTCAATGGGGTTGCCACCGTCACAACCTCGGATCCCAGTAAGTAATAAATATATTGTTATGCATTGACTTGGTTTACGAAGAGACTTTTGACACTTTGTTATCTTAGTTACTGAGATTGTGAGGTGCCATAAAGaaacaactaaaaaaaattaatcaatagCTATGAAATGGCATTTCAAGGGgagatttcttttcttctccctGTAAGCACAGATGCAAATGGAGTAAAAGTCGTACTTTTTCTTTGATTGGGAGTTCTTGGCTTTGCATTTTATGCATACCTTCATCTGAATTAAGGTTTTTGCATAATCAGCTATTGGACGACTCTAAATCGCAGCTTGGAGAAGTTAGTGAAGTCATTGGTGAATGTATTTACTGAGTACAAAGACGAAGAAAGAAAACATACCAAGACTGATTTCTTCAACTTTAAATAAAGAATCTTGTAGTTAAATGCTCTATGCACTCGTGTAGATTAAATGCTTATACTCCTTGCTTGTAACAtc
This portion of the Coffea eugenioides isolate CCC68of chromosome 11, Ceug_1.0, whole genome shotgun sequence genome encodes:
- the LOC113753419 gene encoding glucan endo-1,3-beta-glucosidase 3-like isoform X2, encoding MCHPKIETFGLNKMKLIKGQSFLLLLLLISAVSAAAAAAAAAEDGFIGVNIGTDLSDMPDPTQVVALLKAQQIRHVRLYDADRAMLLALANTGIRVTVSVPNDQLLGIGQSNATAANWVSRNVIAHIPATNITAIAVGSEVLTTLPNAAPVLVSAMNFIQSALVASNLASQIKVSTPHSSSIILDSFPPSQAFFNRTLEPVMVPLLKFLQSTGSFLMLNVYPYYDYVQSNGAIPLDYALFRPLPPTKEAVDRNTLLHYTNVFDAVVDAAYFAMSYLNFTNIPIIITESGWPSKGDSSEPDATLDNANTYNSNLIRHVLNNTGTPKHPGIALSTYIYELYNEDLRPGSISEKNWGLFNANGVPVYILHLTGSGTVLANDTTNQTYCVAKEGADKKLLQAALDWACGPGKVDCNPLMQGNPCYDPDTVVAHASYAFDAYYHKMGMTDGTCDFNGVATVTTSDPSHNSCIFPGSGGRNRTTTNGTSLAPSSNSTVSGCHSQYLNEKGVLFNSITLGLLLWGVAFL
- the LOC113753419 gene encoding glucan endo-1,3-beta-glucosidase 3-like isoform X1; amino-acid sequence: MRGFAESMIICVSLNSHESDGFIGVNIGTDLSDMPDPTQVVALLKAQQIRHVRLYDADRAMLLALANTGIRVTVSVPNDQLLGIGQSNATAANWVSRNVIAHIPATNITAIAVGSEVLTTLPNAAPVLVSAMNFIQSALVASNLASQIKVSTPHSSSIILDSFPPSQAFFNRTLEPVMVPLLKFLQSTGSFLMLNVYPYYDYVQSNGAIPLDYALFRPLPPTKEAVDRNTLLHYTNVFDAVVDAAYFAMSYLNFTNIPIIITESGWPSKGDSSEPDATLDNANTYNSNLIRHVLNNTGTPKHPGIALSTYIYELYNEDLRPGSISEKNWGLFNANGVPVYILHLTGSGTVLANDTTNQTYCVAKEGADKKLLQAALDWACGPGKVDCNPLMQGNPCYDPDTVVAHASYAFDAYYHKMGMTDGTCDFNGVATVTTSDPSHNSCIFPGSGGRNRTTTNGTSLAPSSNSTVSGCHSQYLNEKGVLFNSITLGLLLWGVAFL